A window from Solanum stenotomum isolate F172 chromosome 5, ASM1918654v1, whole genome shotgun sequence encodes these proteins:
- the LOC125865831 gene encoding calmodulin-binding protein 25-like, protein MASSDNLMTMEQWGFRSAFNDAWFTDIFAKETETLTKVLQKSYTGEGNEVVMPIVEMGSPFLTPSASGPTFSGGSENDAASTGASGSMKRRNGGGGVSKKIVKRKPRASKRASTTYITADVDSFRQMVQQVTGARISGNGQLSVSSILKPEPRRPVDRVQPVSCLPTLDTSAFLLDPTSSFMHPPPAVAGSVAAVRQPSAVVVDGGYGFDSFCGFPTLESGM, encoded by the coding sequence ATGGCGTCTTCTGATAATTTGATGACAATGGAGCAATGGGGTTTTCGTTCTGCTTTTAACGATGCATGGTTTACCGATATCTTCGCTAAAGAAACTGAAACCTTAACGAAAGTCTTGCAGAAATCATATACCGGCGAAGGGAATGAGGTTGTTATGCCTATTGTCGAAATGGGTTCCCCGTTTTTAACTCCGAGTGCATCTGGGCCGACGTTTTCCGGTGGGTCGGAGAACGACGCTGCTTCAACCGGAGCTTCTGGTTCGATGAAGCGGCGGAATGGTGGTGGTGGAGTGAGCAAAAAGATCGTGAAGCGTAAGCCACGCGCTTCGAAGCGCGCGTCGACTACGTACATAACGGCGGACGTTGATAGTTTCCGGCAGATGGTGCAGCAGGTGACCGGAGCTAGAATCTCCGGGAACGGGCAGTTGTCGGTTTCTTCTATTTTGAAGCCGGAGCCGAGGCGACCGGTTGACCGGGTACAGCCGGTGAGCTGTTTGCCTACTCTTGACACGTCAGCTTTTCTACTGGACCCCACTTCATCGTTCATGCATCCACCACCGGCGGTGGCCGGGAGTGTCGCCGCCGTACGTCAGCCGTCTGCGGTGGTGGTTGACGGTGGCTATGGTTTTGACTCTTTTTGTGGCTTTCCTACCCTTGAATCAGGAATGTAA